The genomic stretch cctttggcaaggcacctggaaaagacagcatccctgctgaagtcctaaaatgctgcaaagagatcatcgtcactgagctgcatgaaatcctctatctctgctggagagaaggtggagtacctcaagacatgagggatgcaaacatcatcacgctgtacaagaacaaaggtgacaggggtgactgtgctggaagatggataggattaggcctttggCTTCCTGCTGCAAAAACAGCAAAGAGTCTTCTCACAGTTTAAAGACTAatcaatttatttcagcacaagctttgGTGGATTTGGTGTGCCAGAATTAGTCTGTAAactgccacaagactctttgttgctgCAAGTAACTAAgagctaaatcctatccaattttccaggtccagtgtagccacagtgcagtcccgtggtaagggaacacatgtttccacaccttgaggaggccccagtgactcccctctaccacaggatgcagcgtacaccccactggcacagctgcaccagcactggaaaattggataggattgggccctaaagcggCAATCCTATATACTTAACAGGGAATAGgtttacctaagagtaagctcaATAtaactacaatggggcttatctAGTCAGATGCACAAAGTGAAATCCTCACTGTACCCAGGGAGAGGTTGCTCACATCTTAATGACTcttccaagcagtggcatacctagagagggtgcaaagcacttaggttttgcagggagcctcatggcagcgtgcaagcagcccctctcccccttCCAAGCCATTCTAGGCAGCGGGAGCAAAACATAGGCATTtgcacagaatggctctgaacGGGAGGAGCGCTGCttgcacactgccctgagcttgGTGATCAGATGCCATAAccccaaaagaggacaaggcactccccaaaatgtgaaaaaataaataaaataaaatgtaggacatccaagaaaaatgtaggacatgacaaaacaaaagctaaaaacacttgtataaacactgctaaaagctaaaaacacttgtataaacactgtattactgattgttaaaactatattacatgtaatttattatatatattaatataaacactatattattgtaaaatattacatgtaatttattatatatatacactatattacttattttaaaatggtattacatgtaatttattatatacatatataaatttacactatatatatatatatatatatatatatatatatatatatatatatatatatatatatatatagtaaaactgtattacataattataagaaggctctgcactgcctgcagggtcctgctcacagggaaaaggaggacatttacagcccaatcctacgtgtgtctactcagaagtaagtcccattgagttcaatggggctgactcccaggaaagcatgcccaggattgcagccttaagttcTTGTCCAGgcaggaggctaaaaaagaggacgtgtcctggCCAAAGAGGACGGCTGATCACCCtgccagtgaggctccctgcaaaacttagtgctttgccccccctccagctacgccactgcttggaagGCAGAGCCTGCTGGTTTCTTCCCGGTCTTCTCCCCGATCGGGGCCCGGGAGGCTGTTCTGCGTACGGGGAGCGCCTCGGCTGCCGGCGCGCAGCCTTCTTGCACCCCGGGGTGGAAGGGGAGGCGGGGACCTGCTGGGCAACGCCTGCCGCTGGTGGCGGTGGCTGGGCTGCCGGAGCAGGAAGCACTTGCTGACGGCTCCGAAGCATTTCCAGGGGAGGAGGGAGCTggctggagctggaggaggaggaggaggagaggtaaGGGATGCTCCCAGGCGGGAGGGGAGCGCGGCTGAGGGCAGCCCGCAAGGCCAGGAGCCTCCAAACCGCCTCTGTGCAGGGCTTGGAGGGAGGACTAGGCTGCAAaactagccacacttacctgggagtaagccccattgggtagaatggggcttacttctgagtagacatgcctaggatggggcacTTCGCCCACCTGGCCCCTGTTTTGCTGGGCACAAAGGATGGGTTTCCTTCTGCTCTTGGGGGCAGTGATGctttgcatgctgcggtgaggctccctgcaaaatctGGTGcgttgcccccctctagctatgccactgtgtatgCACAGGAGTGGCTGCCCTTATTCTTGCACAAATTGCCTCCAGGTTTCTTCTatatctcccctccccttcccctttaacTGCCTTTAAAATAACGCTTTGCCTCTCCAAGTAGCAATTAGTCTAGTAACTCTTTcccaagggccagagagagaaagTAGGTCGGGtggtgctaattttttttttactagttgAGCATCAAAAATGTATCCTCTGGAAATGGGAAACAGGTGGAGGAAAATGGATACAAACGTTATAAGCAGGGGTGTGTTTTTTCTTGTTAAAGACTCAAAAAGCTGCCTTTTTGGCTTGAAAATATccagataaaaacacaaaatgctgTATTTGGGAGTTTAAGAtatttttccagaaattaaaatagattacttttccaaatAGAAATAATACAATGGGTGTAGCTGCTGACACAATATCACCTATGGcgcctacctagtacatttttaaagtgttcaTCATTTATTAAAATGCCCTCTTGGGCTGCAATACACATCACATAACACTGCAATttactattttaatcaagaaattttgggaaCTATCACCCAAAAAACACACTCCTAGTTATAAGATCATAAGAtaagccctgctggctcaggccaagggTCTGTCAGGTCAACATCCTCTTTCCTACAGGGGCCTACCAGAGGCAGCCAAGCGGAGTGGGAAGATGacagaacctccccccccccagtttttctCCCCAGCAAGTGATAGTGGCACATTTGTGGCTCTGTGTAGCCATcaggcagggccggcccatccataaggtcagctgaagtggttgcttcaggcagtagTTTGCTGAGGGTGCTCATTGCGGTGCACTTGTTTGCCTCCACTGCCATTCCTTCtttttcctggattggaaaaggaatggggttagagaggaagaggaaacatgaAGGGGTTGGGGGTGCTGAGcgagaacactggagagtgggaggagcagaggctggcaagtCATTGGGTCAAGAGGTAGCATTTGGCAAGCTGTGTCAGGAGGTCATGGGCCAACCCTGCCATCTGGGAAAATCACCACATACAGCTCTGTCCTCAAGAATTgttctaattcccttttaaaggaataTAACCTAGTAGCCCTCACCTCATCTTCTGGCTGTGAATTCCATCAGTTATTTTGGTGCTGCCTTACAAAGAGATGCAAGCCAGGCACTAAAACCTTCATAATGCACTTATGAATAGTTTAAAAACTCACTTTTAACAATGCTTTAAGGTTCTGATTGTGAGTTGATTTGTGACTGTCCTCATGAAAGGATTATGCTGAACTAGAATTCAGGATTTGGGCAGCGAAAAAACTCACAGAGCATTATGCATTGACCAGGAGAATTAAATATGGTAGGAGTGAGCAGGAAAAAGATGAGCAATAAAatattggtgttttttttccttgctaaTACCAACTTGATACTGTGCCCATCACTTTTAATCTTCTAACTAACATTTTCAGAGCCAACTGCTTAAAAGGCTGCATTTTAGTGTATTTGGAACCTGCCCTTGAGATTGCAATGAGATAACTTCTAACTTAGCacagaggcactttttgaagtggtgcttctcttatatttagcagggggagaacatcTGTTCCTATCCTAGCATAGCAgccctcccagtggctgtttgctggtgtgttCCTTGCACCTTGTTTTTAGATTTGAGCCCTTTTCTGATCAGTAACAGTTTGGGCTCAGAaacaaataagggcccaatcctgtccaactttccagcaccagtgcagccaccatgcagccccaaagtaaaggaacaagcatttccttatcttgaggaggcctctgtgactgcctccccactaaaggatgcagcacatgccccattggcatgactgcaccagcactggaaaattggataggattgggccctaagaaaacaAATACTGATATCGTACCATTTCTGTTAGCTTCTAATttgtttctgagcccaattcaaaatGCAAACTACAAACTATATACTGCAAACTACAGTATATTCAGGTAGCtaaatcaagccatttctgcccagcccacaggttgtacacatttgatcactgttgtgCATATGTaaagttggacagaaatggcttaaccaatCCATGTGCAAAATTGTTTAGGAAACACATGAAGTACCAGTGGGAGACATGATTTAAATTGGCTTTTTTCTTAGCAATTTAACTTGTGTATTTAAATTGCCTTGGTATAAATCAATTCTTTCTGCAAAACGCCAATTGTTAATATGAATCGAGACTCTCATTCAAACCGCAGAAGCTATGTGACTTTTAGTCCATTTATATCACCTACTTTAGAGCTACAGACGAGTGCATAATTAGGCACTCTTCAGCCCCATTGATTTTAAGTGCATCTAACTATGCAGGGTCTGTGGTGGATGCGGTCCACTGCAAGTGTAGAGCCTGTGTATAGTGGAGTTAAAAGAACATAAGGCAACACCTGCTGGAATTCAacaagtgcctctgggaagccataTAGGGATGGCTACAAGCCATATAGGGATATAGCCACAGGCAAGACATATAGGGATACCCTTGCCATTGTTCCTGTaccgtttactcagaagtacttctctgagtcccactgaacttctCACTGTATTTAGTAGGATTACTCcttagtaaatgtgtttaggataaGCAGTCCCTGTTTAGATATTCACATTTTTTGCCCTGACAGAAAGAGATGATGAATAACATAATATCTTCTGTTAGAAAGGAGAgtcactgtgcaatcctatacacgttgAAAATAAGACCTATATGTTCAATAGAGCTTGCTCCCAAATAAGtatgcctaagattgcagccttagggcccaatcctatcccaattttccagcactggtgcaactgcaatgcaaccccaaggtaagagaacaaatgttcccatgccttaagaaggcctctgtgactgcctccccaccacaggatgcacagctgcactggcaatggaaaaatggattggattgggcccttagtctctattTTCTTCATCTTTCATTGTAGTTTCCAAACCACAAAATGTAATCAAGTATTTTCTTGCACGGTCCTCAGTCTGAGCACTTCAAAATTAATTACAATAAATCAACTATATTACCACATGTCACATTTACGCAGATTTCAGTGTTGCAGATACATGGCAACAGTCATCACAcacacaggccaatcctatccactagcTGCAATCTCTGGGCCTTCATCAGAGGTCTCATTGTGCTGATCACATTTTCTGCCAATGTTttgtatggataggattgggctgtaaatgtgacTAGAAGCAACAGATGATCACCTTCCCATGGAATTATAGCTGCCATGTGGTAGGTTTGGAAATGGTCTCTGTTCTGCAGATGTTAATGGGAAGCCAACCTGAAATCAGGGTGGTCAATTGGGCACCCTATTCTCGAGAAACCCAAATGtgttttgcatttcattttgcTTCCTGACAGTAGCCCATGTCACTTTGTTGATTTAATGGTTTCTCAGTCTTTGGGTTATAAGAAGCATGTCTGCTGCCTGATTTCTGATCCTAAACATATGTTGTTTTGATTACTTGTTTTGATTTTGTAAAGAGTATTAAGTACATCTTTATGCCTGAGATGTTTTTTCCTCactgcagaaacaaaaaaatcagaggtTATTGGGGACTTTGGCCATGGCTGCTGAATTGGACTTCTCGCCCCCTGAAATCCCAGAGCCTACCTTCATGGAGAACATCCTACACTATGGCCTCTTCTTTGGTGCCATTTTCCAGCTCATTTGTGTATTGGCCATAATCCTTCCCATTCCAAAGTCACATAAAATGGTAAGCTGTTCTTATTACTTTCCTGTACAAAGGAAAGAATGCAGTTGCTGGTGCAATGACTAGATCCTGTTATTGACCCCTTATAAGTATGAGGTTGCCAtttcttcattttatttaaaatgcaagTAGACATTGTGATACGGCCCGTGATCTATGTCTTGATCACCAAGGCCTTTTCCCCCACAGAAAATCTCTTTTCCCTGAGATGGCTGGTCTACAGGGCTCTCTGGTCTTGGGGATAAAGTACACCGGATACAGATTGTGAGTCATGTATTGCCTTGCTATTATCTCAGAGGGCCCTCAGAGCAGTGACTGCAGAAAGAGTCAGGACTGTGTGCATGTATGCTGTGGATTTGTAGGTTCATCCTGCACAGGATCTGCAACCCCAACACTCTCAGCTTTTCTCTTaaaatatgttggcaaccttcatggCTGCGGGCAGTGCTGGAAGTGGCTCAGTAATCAGACCAGTGAGGCTTTAGTGTGCTGCACTGTTCCCTCTTGTCCAGCTGCTCTTGATTGGAAAACAGTTCTATAAATGTGAAATATTTGCTTAGGAGATCTTTGTTGAAAAATTTCACCTCCTTTGTAAGCAGCTCTGCAGCAGAAGACTTCAGAATGGGAACTGAGTTGCCCCACTGGCACTTCACTCCTAGTCTGAAACCCCATTTGTTCTGGTTGGCTTTTTATTATGATTCTGTTGTTTTTATATTGATCCGGgtttattttgtttctgttttatcTTTATATTTTATTAATTGCTTTAATATTTGTTGTTCCCTACCCTATTTGGGAGGGTGTCCCTTGAGTGGAATTTAAAGATAGGATAGATTCAAACAAGGGTTGAAACTGCTTCTTGACCAGGATCAGCTGAGAGGACCCCGAGAGCCATCTATGAATTTTCCTTTTAGGTTCAGGGTATGTCCCTGATTTCAGAATCATCAGAGTCTTAAGATATACAGTGACTCATTAGGAAGCCAGCCTTGTCTGTAGCTCCTTGAGAGTTTGCCAAGTTGAAAGTTTCCAGATAATTTCAAagaaagttaatgaataaaataagCATTAAAGCCCCagtcaaaaagaaagaaatgtgaatacaggtggaccctcgttatcattcctggatcccttgcagataccaaattccgtGTGATATCAAATGATGCAGATTTTGGGGTCCAATGAGctatgaacatgaccagagccttgctccagtcACGTCCGGAGCTGTTCTGAGACCCCCGAAAGCATCAGAAGGGCCCTGAAAGCATTAGAACCAAAACTAGAAGTTGCCTTCCGATGCTTTCaggggcctcagaaaagcctatggaggtcctagaaaggcagttccagtttaagactgaaaactggaagtgcccttctaggacctctggaggccattctgagacccatggagccTGCTTGTAGCCTGAATGGGCCTCAGGGGGGCCTCCGgaggcgaccagagcacagctccggtcgcctccggaggcttcaggtt from Tiliqua scincoides isolate rTilSci1 chromosome 4, rTilSci1.hap2, whole genome shotgun sequence encodes the following:
- the MANBAL gene encoding protein MANBAL, whose translation is MAAELDFSPPEIPEPTFMENILHYGLFFGAIFQLICVLAIILPIPKSHKMDTESFETKNLEAVKKPKAATTSVSKKPKKETKKKR